A window of Methanobacterium sp. contains these coding sequences:
- a CDS encoding DUF655 domain-containing protein gives MEEYAIILDYLPLGYVKEGIPTYKRKPVAQAIGKEEFTLLELIPKENVSLDIHQKVYIGSGKREEISRVNRRLKYDDLTATAKVELNYVIEEIIKAKEDKFIEFFNEAGPISTRLHQLELLPGIGKKHMWDIIKARKEKPFENYEDVKKRVPMLADPVKLISKRILLELDAAKDKKGKRKYVLFTRPPAKRY, from the coding sequence ATGGAAGAATATGCAATCATTTTGGATTATCTTCCTTTAGGATATGTTAAAGAAGGTATACCCACATATAAAAGAAAGCCTGTAGCGCAGGCAATAGGTAAAGAAGAATTTACTCTACTTGAACTTATTCCAAAAGAGAATGTGTCGCTGGATATTCATCAGAAAGTTTATATAGGTTCAGGAAAGCGGGAGGAAATATCCCGGGTAAATAGAAGACTTAAATATGATGATCTCACAGCTACCGCTAAGGTTGAATTAAACTATGTCATAGAAGAAATTATTAAAGCAAAAGAGGATAAGTTTATCGAGTTTTTCAATGAAGCCGGCCCTATTTCAACCAGATTACATCAGCTTGAACTCCTTCCTGGAATTGGTAAAAAGCACATGTGGGACATTATAAAGGCAAGGAAAGAAAAGCCCTTTGAAAATTATGAAGATGTTAAAAAACGGGTCCCTATGCTTGCTGACCCTGTAAAACTCATTTCAAAGAGAATACTACTGGAACTTGACGCGGCAAAGGATAAAAAAGGAAAACGGAAGTATGTATTATTTACAAGGCCTCCTGCAAAGAGGTATTAA
- a CDS encoding RNA polymerase Rpb4 family protein, with translation MIGKKVIDTDPITTAEVKKMLEDLAETHELTYEQNLALDHVVKFSKLDADDAKKLVEELEELVKKTQAIKIADVMPEDLADLRLLFAKERGSYKTEDLEKILEIVNRYR, from the coding sequence ATGATTGGGAAAAAAGTTATTGATACTGACCCTATCACCACTGCAGAAGTTAAAAAGATGCTCGAAGACCTTGCAGAAACTCATGAACTCACTTATGAGCAAAACCTAGCTCTCGATCATGTAGTAAAGTTTTCAAAGCTGGATGCAGATGATGCAAAAAAACTGGTTGAAGAACTTGAAGAATTAGTCAAAAAAACTCAAGCTATTAAAATTGCAGATGTAATGCCTGAAGATCTTGCAGATCTAAGGCTTCTATTTGCAAAAGAAAGGGGCTCATATAAAACTGAAGATTTGGAGAAGATACTAGAAATAGTGAACAGATACAGATAA
- a CDS encoding 50S ribosomal protein L21e codes for MVTRSRGYRSKTRYKLKKSLRVSRANPITKKIQTFDENALVHIIIDPSVQKGQPHPRFHGKTGRVADKRGRAYIVEINDGNKAKKLIIRPEHLKMQE; via the coding sequence ATGGTAACAAGATCAAGAGGTTATAGAAGTAAGACACGCTATAAACTTAAAAAGAGCTTAAGAGTAAGCAGAGCAAATCCAATAACAAAAAAAATACAGACTTTTGATGAAAACGCTCTCGTTCATATTATAATTGACCCTAGTGTTCAGAAAGGTCAGCCACATCCTCGTTTCCATGGTAAAACAGGTAGAGTTGCGGATAAAAGAGGTAGGGCATATATCGTAGAAATAAATGATGGTAATAAAGCTAAAAAATTAATTATAAGGCCTGAACATCTTAAAATGCAAGAGTGA